The Salicibibacter halophilus DNA window CCTGCACCCTGTGAAAACACCAAAACATAAAGAAGGTCCGGAGGAAGCGGAGCCGGCTTAAATGTCTATGAATGTGAATAATTTCCTCTCTTCAGGCATAGCATAGACTATGAAGTATTCACGGGAGGGGATGGAATGATGCCACTGACACGTGCGGAAATGGCCCGCCTTTTGGTTGAATTGTGCGGCATCCCAAAGGTCTTTTTGGAAAAAATGGACGAGGATGACGTTCGTCAATTGTTTGATGAAAGGCTCGGCCCTTTAAAAAAAGAAGCATAACCGTTTTGGAACAAGGAACGCGCCTTCGGGTAGCGTTCTTTTTTTATTTGTCATAAGCTGATAACAGCCACGATTCCGAAAGGAAGAATGACCAGGATGAACACTTTACGCAATGTAGCTATACAGATTGATTTCGCCGACAGTGCCCCTCTTTACTTTCAGGACCCTGTTACCATTATTGAAACGGATAATCCTGAAGAGGTGGACACATGCATGAGAAAGATTCAATCCGCTGTCGACAACGGTTTTTATGCCGCAGGTTATGTGGCCTATGAAGCGGCAGAGGGATTACGGCCGGAGTATCCCGTCGCACCCGGTGTTGAAACACCCCTTATTTGGTTTGGTATTTTTAAGTCACCTGCCGCTCCGCCTGAAGAACAGGGGAAGTGCCCCTTTCATTTATCGAATTGGAAGCTATCAACAACAGAGCGAGATTACGAAAAAAATATCGAACGCATTCGCCGGGCTATTTCGAGGGGAGAAACCTACCAGGTGAACTATACAGCACGCCTGAATGCACAGTTTCTCGGCTATGCCCGCTCCTTGTATGAACAATTGAAGGCCTCCCAGAAAGGGGGTACAGTGCGTATTTGCATACGGGACGGCACCAGATTCTTTCTGTCTCCCCGGAACTTTTTTTTCAGCGGAAGGGAAACCGTCTGTTTATGAAACCGATGAAAGGGACAACCGCGCGTGGAAAGAACGAAGATGACGACCAGCGACTGTTTGAGCAATTGCGAACGTCGGAAAAAGACCGGGCGGAAAACGTGATGATCGTTGACTTGCTTCGCAACGACTTGGGAGTGATCGCCGAAACGGGAACGGTAAGAACACCGGCACTTTTTGACATCGAGGCTTATCCGACGGTTTGGCAAATGACCTCGACGGTGGAAGCCGAGATCACCACAGACGTTGGCGTGGCCGATCTTTTTAAAGCTTTATTTCCTTGCGGATCAATCACAGGGGCACCTAAAAAAGAGACGATGAATAAAATTACACAATTGGAGAAGGAGCCACGGGGCGTTTACTGTGGATCCATCGGTTATCTCTCACCTAACGGGGACAGCACTTTCAATGTGGCGATCCGTACAGCGGTCATTGATGCGGAAAAGCAAAACATAACATACGGCACGGGGGAGGGGTGACGTGGGACTCTACGCCGCGTGGAGAGTATGAGGAAGCAATTATAAAGAGTAAAGTGATGACGGAACGGCATTATCCCTTTTCCTTAATTGAAAGTTTGCGCTTGGATAATGGGCATTTCCCATTTTTATCGGGGCATCAGCACCGGATGCAAGCCTCTGCCGAATGTTTCGGTTGGTCCTTTTCTTCCGGAGCGATGCGCAACGTGTTACACGCCTATGCGAAGGATCATTCGAAAGGCTGTTATAAAGTTCGTTTGTTGTACGAGCCCGACAAAGGTTTTTTTGTTGAAGGAAATGAACTGTCGAATGTCAAAGAACCGGTGAAGGTTGAACTTGCCAAACACGCCCTGCCATTTGACAATGTGTTTTCTTTCCATAAAACAACGGCCAGAGAGGCATTTGATCATTTGCGATCCTTATCAGCAGAAAGAACGTTTGATGTTTTGCTTTATAATGACGAACACAAACTTTTGGAATTTACGATTGGGAACGTGGTTGTTGAAAAAAACGGGGTATATACGACCCCGCCTTTGTCGCTCGGGTTATTGCCGGGTGTTTTTCGCCAACATCTATTAGAACAAGGAGTCATCCAGGAAGAAACGCTGTCGGTTTCAGATTTGGCACGTGCCGATCGAGTTTGGATGATCAATAGTGTTCGCGGTTGGTTGGAAGTGAATATCTTAGGGTAAAAAAATACAAACGAACGTTCTAATGTGTTATAATCTTAGAAAACTCGGCTTTTCGCCAAGCTTTTATGGCGAAAGCCTTAGTTGCCAAAATAAGGGGGGATAAAAAAGGATGAAGCAAAAACAAGACCTCCAAAGCTTGATTTCCGATCTAAAAACCGATGACCGCATCGTGCACTGGCACGAACAACCCGAAAAAGAGGCCCGTTACGCGGCGTTCCCTCCTTCGTTGAACGATACATTGGCGCATACCCTGGGAGAACGGGGGATCGAGGCTTTATACACGCATCAACGCGCCGCTTATGATGCCGTTGAAAGCGGAAAAAATATTGTAACGGTAACACCGACCGCATCAGGGAAAACGTTGTGCTACAATCTGCCTGTGCTTCAGGCGATCAGTGAAGATTCGGATACCCGCGCCATCTATTTATTTCCGACAAAAGCACTTGCACAGGACCAAAAAAGCGAAATGGCCGAGTGGATTGAAGCCACTGGTTTGAATATAAACAGTTATACATACGACGGTGATACAGCACCTGCCATACGCCAAAAGATTCGCCACGCCGGACATATCGTGATGACAAACCCGGATATGCTGCACACGTCCATTTTGCCCCATCACACAAAATGGGTTTCTTTGTTTGAAAAGCTCAAGTTTATCGTCGTTGACGAACTTCACACCTACCGAGGGGTATTCGGCAGCCATGTTGCCAATGTCATGCGGCGGCTGCTTCGATTGGCAAACTATTACGGAAGCACGCCGCAATTCATTACAACATCCGCAACGATTCGCAACCCGAAGGCGCTCGCCGAGCAATTAACCGGGAGCAACTTTTCCCTCATTGATAACAACGGCGCGCCGCAAGGCAAAAAGCATTTAGCCTTGTACAACCCGCCGGTGGTCAATCATTCGTTAAACGTTCGGCGCAGTGCCTCCAAAGAAGTGCGTACACTCGCAAAAAGATTTCTCGAAGCGAAATCTCAAGTCATCGTTTTCGCTCGCAGCCGGGTGCGTGTCGAAGTCATCTACAGCGATTTGCAATCGTTAATCAAAGATGATTACGGACCTGCCTCGATCCGCGCGTACCGTGGCGGTTATTTGCCGAATGAGCGCCGGGCCATCGAACGAGGCTTACGCGAAGGATCCATCCGCGGCGTTGTCAGCACAAATGCGCTGGAGCTGGGCATGGACATCGGGCAATTAGAAGTGTGCATCATGACCGGATACCCAGGTTCCGTTTCCAGCCTTTGGCAACAAGCCGGACGCGCGGGGCGCAGGCAAGAAGAATCACTCGTCGTCATGGTGGCGGGATCCGCGCCAATCGACCAATATGTGATGCAACATCCCGAGTATTTATTGGACGCCCCTGTCGAGGAAGCGCGAATCGAACCGAATAATTTGATCATCTTGATCGACCACCTGAAATGCGCGGCATATGAACTGTCTTTTCGAGACGGTGACACGTTTGGCGGTGTGCCGATCGACGATATGATGGATTACTTGGCAGAAGAACGGGTCGTGCACAAGCGGAAAAACACTTGGTACTGGATGAACGAGGCGTTTCCGGCACACGGGATCAGCTTGCGTTCCGCCTCCCAGGAAAATATCGTCATCATTGACACCACGATAGAGGGAAGCGCAAAAGTCATTGGGGAAATGGACCGCTTCAGCGCCATGACGCTGTTGCATGAAGAAGCGATTTACATGCACCAAGGAAATCAATACCAAGTGGAAACGCTCGATTGGGAAGAAAAGAAAGCGTATGTTCGATTGGTGGAAGTTGAATACTTTACCGATGCGAGTTTAAATGTAAAATTAACCGTGATCGAGACGGACGAAGCGAAGCGTCATCATCATCACAATGCAGCTTTTGGCGATGTGGCCGTAACGATCATGCCGTCCATTTTTAAAAAAATAAAGCTATCAACTTATGAAAATATCGGCTCCGGACCGATCCATCTGCCACAGGAAGACATTCATACCGCCGGCACATGGATTGATTTTGACGAAGAATGGCTGCTTACATTCGGCAAGCAAAAATTCGAGCGGATGCTTGTCTCTTTTTCCCAGGTCGCGCACCAATTAGGCGCTGTGCTTACGATGAGCGATCGCGGCGACCTTCATGTCGCCGCGCAAATTAAAGCGGATCATTCGGAGAAACCGGCCGTTTTTATCTATGATCATTATCCCGGCGGCATTGGCCTTGCCGCTCAATTGTATAAACGGATGGATGAGCTCATTTCCCGAAGCGCAACGCTGATTCACGATTGCCCTTGCGAGGACGGATGTCCCTCCTGCATTGGCACAAGCGAAGAACAAGGGCTAAAGCAAGATGTCTATCGATGGCTGTCTACATTAGTTTGAACAAAGGAATGGGATAAACGATGGATATCCAAAAAAAATTACAGCGGTTAAAACCGCATATCAATCGTTCCCAACCGGAGGAGGTGCCCGTTGCCGAGCCGGACATCTCCGAAAAGGAATGGCGAGATGTACAAGGCGAGGTGCTCACCTTCGAAGAAGGGTATGCGGTCCGGCGACGAAAACGTTATGCCATTTCCCATAACCACGGCTGTCACGCCTTCAAAGAACTGGGGAATATTATTGACGTTTGGAAGGAGACAGGGGTTGAAGACCATCCTCTGGCGCCCGGAAGGGACCAAGAAGCGGAAGACTTGTTATTTCTCGATACGGAAACGACCGGGCTCAGCCACGGGGCGGGGAATATGATTTTTATGATTGGTACGGCTAGGTTGAGCGGGAAAGAAATCATTGTTGACCAGTATTTTTTGCCCGGGCCGGAACATGAAATCGCGTTTTACCATCATTTTTTACGGGATAAAACGTCGCTACACGCCCTCGTTACTTATAACGGGAAAGCGTTCGACTGGCCGCAGTTAAAAACGCGGCATACATTGCTGAGAGAAACGTTGCCGTCATTGCCTGCATTTGGCCATTTTGATCTATTGCATGCATCGCGGCGATTGTTCAAACACGAGCTTGCCTCTTGCAAGTTGGGAAATGTGGAAGAAGGCATTCTCGGCCTTTCCCGCGAGGAAGATACCCCCGGATACCTCGCCCCCATGTACTATCAAGATTTTTTATCCGTCGGCGACCCGTCCATTGTTGAAGGGGTTTTTCAGCATAATGAGCAAGACCTCTTATCATTGATTACCCTCTACATCGAGCTTTCGCACCGGGTGTTATCCGGCGGCGGAACATCGGAAGAAGCGTATGAAATTGCAAGATGGTGGCGGGACACGAAGCACTATACACGAGCGCTCGAAGCATACGGCGAAGTAAATGAACAAAGCGATTGTTATGAACAGGCGCTTTACGAACGCGGCCATCTTCTTAAAAAGACAAACCGGCATGCCGATAGTATAGCCCTTTTTCAAAAGGTCTTCGAGATGCAAGGAGATTTAGCCCCTAACGCGGCAGAAGCGCTCGCAATTTGGTATGAACATCATAAGAAAGATTACGGGCGTGCCTATCATTACAGCAAACGCGGCCAATGCTATCAAAACCAACTGCGGTCTTCGGTGCGGGAGGCAAAAAACGATGCATGGGAACACCGGCTGCAAAGGTTACGAAGGAAATTGGGAAATGAAGTTTCATTTCCGGGTTGATTATTTCCCGGGCAAGCGCATGATTCGCCAAATCCATGCCTTTGTTTGTAAAATCATCGCGGTTGATGTCCATTCATCGGAGGTTTTTTCGATGAAACTGCCCATGAAAAATAGGTCTTTGCATTATTCCTCCAGTTACCTATTCCTCATAAGGTAATAGTAGCCCTAAAAAAGGAGGAAATTGTAATGGGTTATAATAATTGGAATAACATGAACAACCAGAACCATTATAACTATCACCATCATGGCGGCAATAACGAGTTGCAAATGCAGCCTCAGCAGCATTGCCAACAAAAACCGATTGTTATGCCGGCCGTCGTCCACCCGCCAAAATGCAATGTCACCCACAGCATGCAGGAATATATTGTGCCTGAGGTGCATCCGTCGCATACTACGCATGTCAACCAAAGCGTCTATAAACACGTGCACAGTTATCCGCACAGCCAGGATCAGGTGGCCGATGCACATTCCGAACACTATCATTGCCCACCGGGACAACACGGACAGCAGAACGGAAATAATTGTAATCGTCCTTGGTAGAAGAGGCGCAGCCTTGATGATTGCCTTTCCTATTCATCTTCCATTTACCCGGCAGATCGAACGTCTGTCGGGACTTTTGAATGGCCCCCACAGCAAATTGACATTTCTCACGTCTTCTGAAAAAATAAGGATAAGATTTGAGAATACTAGCGCGGGGTGTGTATGATGCCAGCAAACGTTCAATTAGAGGCAAAAGAGATTCTTGAAAAAGAATTTAAAACGAGCATGAAAGGGTATAATAAAGAAGAAGTCGACCAATTTTTAGATACGATTATTCAAGACTATGAACGCTTCCGGGAACAGGTCGAAAAACTGGAGAAGGAAGTAGGACAATTACGAAAAATGCAATCATCAAGCATTTCGCAACGCTCCCAACGTTCCCAACCGGAGCCGGCGGAAGAAGCTACGGAAAGCAGAGCGCCGGCAGCACCGGCAGCAGCGGATACCTCGGCCGGGACCACCAATTACGATTTATTAAAACGTATTTCCAACCTGGAAAAAGAAGTATTTGGAAAGAAACTATCCGAATGACGACCGGGCAAGTGGTTCATGTCTATGTCGATGCCGCTTGTAATGGAGATCCCGGCACATGCGGACACGGCATTTTTATGAAACATCCAAATGGCCAAGTCGAAAGGAAAAAAGAACGTTCACAACTTACCCATATTCATGAAGCGGAATTTGCGGCCCTCTATGCAGGGATGAAATGGGCGAGGCATTTCGGCTATCATCAGGGGCGCTTTTTCACGGACTCCCAACTTGTTTTTGATGCCGTGAACGAAGGAGCAGTGAAACGTTCCCGGTACAAGCCCTTGCTGCATGACATCTTGCTCCTAAGTGCCGACTTTACACTGTTCATCGTGGACTGGCTTCCCACGCGCAAAAACAAAGAAGCCGACCGTTTGGCGAAAAAAGCTTGTTTTTACGCATAAAGTAAGTTGTTGCAAAAAATAGGAAAGCACGTTATAATACAGCTTGGTACATGCTGAAAACGTTCGGGCAATCGCTCTGTTCTTATGGGACAGAGAGGAAAGTCCATGCTCGCACAACCTTAAAGGGTTGTAACGATCGTGCCTGACGAAACGATAAGTCAGGGCAGTCCGGGTTCCCGGACTGACGGCGTAAGGAACACCTACGTTCTACCCAAGAATACGGTTATCCTTCTGAAAGTGCCACAGTGACGAAGTCTTCGTGGAAACGCGAAGAGTGGAACGCGGTAAACCCCGCGAGCGAGTAACCCAAAAATATGGTAGGGGCATTTTCCCCGTTGGAAACGACAGGGAAAGGCGAATGATTCGCAGATAGATGATTGCCATCCCCGTGCAAGGTGAACAGCCGTAGCACGGCGATACAGAACATGGCTTACAGAACGTTTTCAGCCTCTGGGACGACCCCGTATTCGGGGTTTTTTTCATATTTTATATTCGCTATTAAATCACGAAGAACACCAAATACAGATCGTTAAAACCAAGTTTTCCAATACTCACGGAAAAAAACAGGCGTCATGAAAGGACCCAAATTCAATGGGAACATATACATATATTGCAACGGCAACGATGGGGCTTGAGAGCATCGTTACCAAAGAAGTGCAAAAGCTCGGGTACGAAACGACGGTTGAAAACGGAAAAGTGATTTTCGAGGGCGATGAATTGGCCCTTTGTCGGGCAAATCTATGGCTCAGGACGGCAGATCGGGTAAAGCTTAAAATCGGCGGCTTTACCGCGACATCTTTTGAGGAATTGTTCGAAGGCACGAAAGCCTTGCCATGGGAAGCATTCATCCCCGTCTATGGCACGTTCCCGGTGGTCGGTCGTTCCGTGAAGTCTCAACTTTACAGCGTCCCCGACTGCCAACGGATCGTGAAAAAAGCGGTGGTGGAACGCTTGAAACAGACGTATAACCAATCATGGTTCAGTGAAGACGGCCCTCTTTTTAAAATTGAGGTGGCGCTGTTAAAAGATGAAGTTACCCTCACGCTCGACACGACAGGAGACGGGTTGCATAAGCGGGGGTATCGGCGCCTGCACGGGGAAGCACCGCTAAAAGAAACTTTGGCTGCTGCCATGATTCATTTAACGAATTGGCAGCCCGATTCCGATATGGCATTTCTGGATCCTTTTTCCGGTTCCGGAACGATTCCGATTGAAGCCGCACTGATGGCCAAAAACATCGCTCCTGGCATACAGCGGGGATTTCAGGCTGAACAATGGCCGTTCATGAACGATTCGATATGGGCGAAAGCGAGGGAAGAAGCCCGAGACCTCGCACAAACGACGAGCCGCCCTGCCATATACGGAAGCGACCGCGATGAGAAGATGACAGCCCTTGCTTCCGAAAATGCAACGCTTGCAGGCGTAGGTGAAATTGAATGGAAAACGAAACACGTGAAAGATCTTAGGCGCGTGGCAGCCCGAGGTGTTCTCGTTTGCAACCCTCCTTATGGGACGAGAATGGAAGAAAGGGATACCATACAAAACCTTTATGAAACCCTCGGACGCGTGAGCGAAAAACATTTTCAAGGCTGGTCCGTGTATGTGCTCACCGCAAACGAGCAGTTTGAGAAATTTTACGGGCAAAACGCAACAAAAAAACGAAAATTGTTTAATGGAAACATAAAAACCGATTATTACCAGTTCTGGGCGAAAAAGAAGGCATAATCGAGTCGCCACGTGCGTACAATAGATTTGTTATCACCATCTTTAGGGGGAGGAAAAATCGTTGTACGCACAGCTTTGTTTTAAAGAACGTTCGCATACTTACGAGCAAGTCGCACGCATTCAATCCGCCATCAAACACACGGAAGAACAGCTGCATCATTTACCGGCACTCGAAAGCGGTGAAGCGGAAAAAGTGAAAGCGGCTGTTCATGAGGCGCATCTTTATATCGACCGAGCACTCTACCATGAACTGGAAGCGATTCATAACGGATGAACTGTCGTTTTTCGACAGTTTTTTTGTTTGGCGATGAAAAGATTAGGGTAGGGGAGGGGAGCGGACATTGAGAGGCAGGTGACGTTTGTGATCACGTTTCAAGATGTATCAAAAACATTCAGCGGACAAATTGAAGCGGTAAAAAAGCTTGATTTTCATGTGGAAAAAGGGGAGTTTTTTGTCCTCATCGGACCGAGCGGCTGCGGGAAAACCACGAGCTTAAAGATGATCAACCGTCTTGTGGAGCCAACAGCAGGCACCATCTCCATCGACGGGAAAGACCTTCGTGATTTTAACCGCCAGGAACTGCGTTGGAATATAGGGTATGTGTTGCAACAAATCGGGCTTTTCCCGACGATGACGGTTTCGGAAAATATCGCGGTCGTTCCGGAGATGAAAAAATGGGGGAAAAATGAAACGAAGAAGCGCATCGATGAATTGCTGGAAATGGTTGATTTAGATCCGGGTACATATCGAAACCGGCTTCCGGATGAGCTTTCCGGCGGGGAACAACAACGGGTAGGGGTGATACGGGCATTGGCGGGGAACCCTGATATTCTGCTTATGGACGAGCCTTTCAGCACGCTTGACCCTATTAGTCGCGAACACTTACAAAAAGATATCGCCAAACTCCAGCAGAAAATTAAAAAAACCATCGTTTTTGTTACCCATGATATCGAAGAGGCGATGCAACTGGCCGATCGCATCTGCTTGATGAGACAAGGAGAGGCTGTACAAATCGGAAGACCCGAGGAATTTCGGAACTCCCCTGCAAGCGGTTTTGTCAAAAAGTTTGTCGGGGGTCGGGGCATGGATGTATGGAATGCGCCTGCATCAGAAGTGATGGAAACCGACAGCCAACATATGGTCGGGGAAACAATGATCCACGCCCCTTCATTCCCTGCCCCTTTATATGTATTTGGCGACCAAAGGCGTTTTCTTGGCCGCTTGGATCCGACGGGGACTGTAACAACCCATGATCTTTTGGTTTCACCGGAACGTCCGTTACATGAGGTTGTCTCCGCCGTGGAAGCTTCTGAATTCGATGCCCTCCCTGTCGTTGAGGGAGATAAGCTCGTTGGTGTGTTGAGTTATCGGAGCATTGTTGCCTATATCCATGCCCATCGGCCGGAAAGGGGGCTATGCCGTGATGGAAGCGGTAGGAGAGTTTTTGGAAGTCTTCGCCAATCAACGAGAAACACTGTTTGAATTGCTCTGGGAGCATGTGCAAATGTCTTTTATATCCCTTTTATGTGCGATTCTCATTGCCGTTCCCCTCGGCATATCCCTTACACGCACACGACGGCTCGCTGAACCGGTGATCGGTGTTGCAGCGGTTTTGCAAACTATCCCAAGCCTAGCGCTCCTCGGATTTATGATTATCTTTTTCGGAATCGGAACGGTTCCTGCCATTATCGCGCTCACCGCATATGCGCTTCTTCCCATCCTCCGCAATACATACACGGGCATACGCGAGATTGATCCGTCCATTAAGGAAGCGGCTACCGGCATGGGGATGAGCCCGGCCAGAAAACTTCGGAAAGTGGAATTGCCGATGGCACTGCCGGTCGTTATGGCCGGGATTCGCACATCGATGGTCCTGATTGTCGGTACGGCCACATTGGCAGCATTAATCGGTGCAGGCGGTCTTGGTGACTTAATTATGACCGGCATCCAGCGTGCGGATCAATCCTATATCTTGCTCGGGGCAATCCCTGCCGCGATATTGGCATTGCTGTTTGATGTTGTTCTACGCTGGACCGAAAAGGCGAAGCGTTCGTTTATGACGTTTTCAATCGTTATGGGTTCCGCTTTTTTGATTGTGATTACGCCGATTCTTCTGCCCGCACAACAACACGACGTCGTTGTTGGCGGGAAACTCGATGCTGAGCCGGAGATATTGGCTAATATGTACAAGCATTTGATCGAAGAAGATACCGATTTGAATGTGGATGTGCAGGCAGGTTTAGGCGGGACGGACATCGTGTTTGATGCCCTTCTTGTCGGCGATATCGACATTTATCCGGAATTTACGGGGACGGCTTACGTGGATCTTTTAGGGGAGGATCCTTCCGGGATGAATGAAGAAGAAGTGTATGACGCGACAAAAGCGGGAATAGAAGAAGCATACAGTGTCGTTTATCTCGAACCAATGGCTTATAATAATACGTATGCGTTAGCGGTAAGTGAAGCAATCGGGGAAGAATATGCCATCGAGACGATATCGGATGTAGAACCCCATCAAAACGAATTTACGGCCGGTTTTACTTTCGAGTTTCTTGACCGTCCCGATGACGGCTATGAGGCTGTTGTAGATACGTATGGGTTTGAACTGGCCGATGTGAATGGCCTTGATCCCGGCCTTCGTTCGCAAGCCATTGAAGAAGGGGAAGTGGAAGTGATCGATGCTTATTCCACAGATGCTTATCTCGTGGAATATGATATGATGGTTTTGGAGGATGATGAAGAATTATTCCCTCCATACCAAGGAGCGCCGTTGATGCGGGAGGAAGTTTTGGCCGATCATCCTGAACTGGAAGGCATTTTAAATACGCTTGCCGGGGAAATTAGCGATGAAGGCATGCAGGAAATGAATTACCTCGTCGATTATGAAGACGCTGATCCGGAAGCAGTTGCAGAAGACTATTTACGGGAAAACGAGTTGTTGGAATAAACGTTAGGAGGAAGAATAAGTGGAAACAATTTCCAATCCATCAAAAGAAGAGATAGGCGAAATCTTAAAGGGCGCCAAACGCATTGCTGTGGTCGGTTTATCCGATAACCCCGAGCGTACGTCGCACGAAGTTTCAAAAGTCATGCAAGAAGCAGGGTACAAAATTATTCCTGTTAATCCTACAGTTGATGAAGTGCTTGGGGAGAAAGCAGTTTCGTCGCTTAGCGACATCGAGGAACCGATTGATATTGTGAATGTGTTTCGGCGGAGTGAATTTGTGCCGGCCATTGCCGAAGAAGCCGCGCAAACGGATGCAAATGTTTTTTGGACGCAACTTGGCGTCGTCAGCAAAGAAGGATTTGAAATAGCGAAAAATAGCGGCAAAACCGTCGTGATGGACCGATGCATCAAAGTTGAGCATAGCTTGATTTAGTGAAGAATAGGTGCGCAACGCTCAAAATATTATGTTTAAATGGGGATGATGATCCCCATTTTTTTCCGAGAGAGAAAACCGTGCAGTTGTTATTGGTACGGTTCTTTTTTAGTGTTTAAAAAAAGCTGAGTTGACAGTTTCGGAAAGCATTGTCAAAATCAGTGTAAGATGAAACGCACCAATGAGCGCGCACTTTTAAAAAAAGTTTTTGCATCGACACGTGCAACGCTTGAAAACATATGTTCTATGCCTTATCGTATAGAGAGAATCATTTGATCGAAGTTGGTACACATGGGAAAGGGGTCGCGGAAATTCGTGGATGACATTAAACACACATTCGAGTACAATGACGACGCCATTCAAGTGCTGGAAGGCCTGGAAGCCGTGCGAAAAAGACCCGGCATGTATATTGGAAGCACCGATGCCCGCGGGCTGCATCATCTCGTGGACGAGATTATTGACAATGCCGTGGACGAGGCGATGGCCGGTTTCGGGCAACACATCAAGGTCACCTTGCATAAAGACGGGAGCGCCTCCGTGAGCGATGAAGGCCGCGGCATGCCTGTGGGGACCCATCGTACAGGTCGGCCGACGCCTGAAGTCATCATGACCGTATTGCACGCCGGCGGAAAATTCGGGCAAGGGGGCTACGCAGCGAGCGGGGGGCTCCATGGCGTGGGCGCTTCCGTTGTGAACGCGTTATCTTCCTCGCTTCATTTAACGATTTATCGGGATGGCCATCGTTATGAACAACGATTTGAAAATGGCGGCGTCCCCGTCACGACGCTCGAAAAAAAGGGCAAAACCAAGAAAACAGGGACGGCCGTACGTTTTCAACCCGATCCGGAAGTGTTTCAAGCCGTCTCTTTTCATAATGAGATATTGTCCGAACGCTTACGGGAAGCCGCTTTTCTTTTGGGCGGGACAGCGATTACCTTTAC harbors:
- a CDS encoding chorismate-binding protein, giving the protein MNTLRNVAIQIDFADSAPLYFQDPVTIIETDNPEEVDTCMRKIQSAVDNGFYAAGYVAYEAAEGLRPEYPVAPGVETPLIWFGIFKSPAAPPEEQGKCPFHLSNWKLSTTERDYEKNIERIRRAISRGETYQVNYTARLNAQFLGYARSLYEQLKASQKGGTVRICIRDGTRFFLSPRNFFFSGRETVCL
- a CDS encoding chorismate-binding protein, with product MHTGRHQILSVSPELFFQRKGNRLFMKPMKGTTARGKNEDDDQRLFEQLRTSEKDRAENVMIVDLLRNDLGVIAETGTVRTPALFDIEAYPTVWQMTSTVEAEITTDVGVADLFKALFPCGSITGAPKKETMNKITQLEKEPRGVYCGSIGYLSPNGDSTFNVAIRTAVIDAEKQNITYGTGEG
- a CDS encoding aminotransferase class IV, whose amino-acid sequence is MTWDSTPRGEYEEAIIKSKVMTERHYPFSLIESLRLDNGHFPFLSGHQHRMQASAECFGWSFSSGAMRNVLHAYAKDHSKGCYKVRLLYEPDKGFFVEGNELSNVKEPVKVELAKHALPFDNVFSFHKTTAREAFDHLRSLSAERTFDVLLYNDEHKLLEFTIGNVVVEKNGVYTTPPLSLGLLPGVFRQHLLEQGVIQEETLSVSDLARADRVWMINSVRGWLEVNILG
- a CDS encoding DEAD/DEAH box helicase translates to MKQKQDLQSLISDLKTDDRIVHWHEQPEKEARYAAFPPSLNDTLAHTLGERGIEALYTHQRAAYDAVESGKNIVTVTPTASGKTLCYNLPVLQAISEDSDTRAIYLFPTKALAQDQKSEMAEWIEATGLNINSYTYDGDTAPAIRQKIRHAGHIVMTNPDMLHTSILPHHTKWVSLFEKLKFIVVDELHTYRGVFGSHVANVMRRLLRLANYYGSTPQFITTSATIRNPKALAEQLTGSNFSLIDNNGAPQGKKHLALYNPPVVNHSLNVRRSASKEVRTLAKRFLEAKSQVIVFARSRVRVEVIYSDLQSLIKDDYGPASIRAYRGGYLPNERRAIERGLREGSIRGVVSTNALELGMDIGQLEVCIMTGYPGSVSSLWQQAGRAGRRQEESLVVMVAGSAPIDQYVMQHPEYLLDAPVEEARIEPNNLIILIDHLKCAAYELSFRDGDTFGGVPIDDMMDYLAEERVVHKRKNTWYWMNEAFPAHGISLRSASQENIVIIDTTIEGSAKVIGEMDRFSAMTLLHEEAIYMHQGNQYQVETLDWEEKKAYVRLVEVEYFTDASLNVKLTVIETDEAKRHHHHNAAFGDVAVTIMPSIFKKIKLSTYENIGSGPIHLPQEDIHTAGTWIDFDEEWLLTFGKQKFERMLVSFSQVAHQLGAVLTMSDRGDLHVAAQIKADHSEKPAVFIYDHYPGGIGLAAQLYKRMDELISRSATLIHDCPCEDGCPSCIGTSEEQGLKQDVYRWLSTLV
- a CDS encoding ribonuclease H-like domain-containing protein; protein product: MDIQKKLQRLKPHINRSQPEEVPVAEPDISEKEWRDVQGEVLTFEEGYAVRRRKRYAISHNHGCHAFKELGNIIDVWKETGVEDHPLAPGRDQEAEDLLFLDTETTGLSHGAGNMIFMIGTARLSGKEIIVDQYFLPGPEHEIAFYHHFLRDKTSLHALVTYNGKAFDWPQLKTRHTLLRETLPSLPAFGHFDLLHASRRLFKHELASCKLGNVEEGILGLSREEDTPGYLAPMYYQDFLSVGDPSIVEGVFQHNEQDLLSLITLYIELSHRVLSGGGTSEEAYEIARWWRDTKHYTRALEAYGEVNEQSDCYEQALYERGHLLKKTNRHADSIALFQKVFEMQGDLAPNAAEALAIWYEHHKKDYGRAYHYSKRGQCYQNQLRSSVREAKNDAWEHRLQRLRRKLGNEVSFPG
- a CDS encoding CotD family spore coat protein produces the protein MGYNNWNNMNNQNHYNYHHHGGNNELQMQPQQHCQQKPIVMPAVVHPPKCNVTHSMQEYIVPEVHPSHTTHVNQSVYKHVHSYPHSQDQVADAHSEHYHCPPGQHGQQNGNNCNRPW
- the gpsB gene encoding cell division regulator GpsB; its protein translation is MMPANVQLEAKEILEKEFKTSMKGYNKEEVDQFLDTIIQDYERFREQVEKLEKEVGQLRKMQSSSISQRSQRSQPEPAEEATESRAPAAPAAADTSAGTTNYDLLKRISNLEKEVFGKKLSE
- a CDS encoding ribonuclease HI family protein, whose amino-acid sequence is MTTGQVVHVYVDAACNGDPGTCGHGIFMKHPNGQVERKKERSQLTHIHEAEFAALYAGMKWARHFGYHQGRFFTDSQLVFDAVNEGAVKRSRYKPLLHDILLLSADFTLFIVDWLPTRKNKEADRLAKKACFYA